In Tubulanus polymorphus chromosome 2, tnTubPoly1.2, whole genome shotgun sequence, a single window of DNA contains:
- the LOC141900184 gene encoding uridylate-specific endoribonuclease C-like: MQLSTWFLFPVLACLTPHAGASVSKSDLSTLATDLWYSDTNAATYNVDYKLDLQAKASGSKTSTSKYGKLIPFIKDSILRKPTYAAFVRLLDNYVDQTGIEEDVTREEIQEMNTFLDEILKTNVLQKTYEFLRRKNYVKGTYASDFRKLLQRIWFTLYSREKGLYDTSGFEHVFVGELKKGAITGLHNWIQYYRLEKRGALKYKGYLVSRYPNLMKVQFTINNRWKEASGMFYGTSPEFELAMYTVCFLTRPNAKCEFSIDGGFVRILTYKVHYASASQSIASAFPAV, translated from the exons ATGCAGTTGTCAACGTGGTTTCTATTCCCGGTGCTAGCGTGTTTAACGCCTCATGCCGGTG CATCCGTCAGTAAAAGTGATCTGTCTACTCTAGCAACTGACCTATGGTATTCGGACACTAATGCCGCTACCTACAATGTCGATTATAAACTAGACCTCCAAGCTAAGGCATCCGGGTCGAAGACTTCCACTTCTAAATACGGAAA ATTGATTCCCTTTATAAAAGATAGTATTCTACGGAAACCAACGTACGCCGCATTTGTTCGTCTGCTGGACAACTACGTCGATCAAACGGGAATTGAAGAAGACGTGACTCGTGAAGAGATACAGGAGATGAACACGTTCCTTGATGAAATCCTCAAAACGAATGTTCTGCAAAAAACCTACGAATTCCTGCGACGAAAAA ACTATGTGAAAGGCACATATGCATCCGATTTCAGAAAACTACTGCAGCGAATATGGTTTACATTGTATTCACGCGAAAAGGGATTGTACGATACGAGCGGTTTCGAGCACGTGTTCGTGGGTGAACTGAAGAAAGGAGCCATCACCGGGCTACATAACTGGATTCAGTATTACCGCCTGGAAAAGCGCGGCGCGCTAAAATACAAGGGCTACCTCGTCAGTAGATACCCGAACCTGATGAAAGTTCAATTCACGATCAACAACCGTTGGAAAGAGGCCTCCGGTATGTTCTACGGGACAAGTCCCGAGTTCGAACTGGCCATGTACACGGTGTGTTTCCTCACCAGACCGAATGCGAAATGCGAGTTCTCCATCGACGGAGGATTTGTCAGAATCCTAACTTACAAAGTGCATTATGCGAGCGCCTCCCAGTCGATAGCTAGCGCTTTTCCAGCAGTATAA
- the LOC141898309 gene encoding sister chromatid cohesion protein DCC1-like: MATTSSIDELAEIQCSFSEKRSLERIHKIVEYAKLDPSELKPTVQSIYFAADLDHEDVKLIELDDDVYQSLKKGDRLSIRGEKHEGAVLCTSDKTYNMKEAETSNSLLLLPTLDIINSDEQEPDVLNRYVQSVKHQYYELKPCKPKLKKLKELLEMSPYSGQLHEETSMENVKMYTYDELLDVIQASEDELMKALKALQVCTIDGKMRILEFDYLSQVLSSLFLLLDEKDWSYDAIPGTHCCEILADLYPKEVVLHVLNCYSDPVDDVEGAFCFNEHKVCRFHAEILLRHNDKFNFQDFMKTWNESVPQNMNVDLLQIQGLALIDRNSKPETITYFPVSELPENVSERFAALFKAKEKWSLDEITPYIVDLSSESCKVSALLTKNCRTSTQNGIKMFSSRQIIRV, encoded by the exons ATGGCGACTACTAGTAGCATAGACGAATTGGCCGAAATTCAATGTAGTTTTTCGGAAAAAAG GTCCCTCGAACGGATTCACAAAATAGTCGAATATGCAAAATTAGATCCTTCAGAACTGAAGCCAACGGTGCAAAGCATATATTTTGCTGCCGATCTCGACCATGAAGATGTAAAGTTGATCGAGTTAGATGACGACGTTTACCAATCATTGAAAAAAGGAGATAG GCTAAGCATCCGAGGAGAGAAACATGAAGGAGCTGTCCTCTGTACTAGTGATAAAACATACAATATGAAAGAAGCGGAGACTTCGAATTCATTACTGCTTCTACCTACGTTAGATATTATCAATTCTGATGAACAAGAGCCGGATGTCCTTAACAGATAT GTTCAATCGGTTAAGCACCAGTATTACGAATTGAAACCCTGTAAACCGAAATTAAAGAAGCTTAAAGAACTACTGGAGATGAGTCCATACAGTGGTCAGTTACACGAAGAAACTAGTatggaaaatgttaaaatg TACACTTATGATGAATTGTTAGATGTGATACAAGCGAGCGAGGATGAACTGATGAAAGCCTTAAAAGCATTACAAGTTTGCACGATAGATG GTAAAATGCGCATTTTGGAATTCGACTATTTGAGCCAAGTGTTATCCAGTTTATTTCTGCTGTTAGACGAGAAAGATTGGTCTTATGACGCCATACCTGGAACTCATTGCTGTGAAATTCTCGCCGATCTTTATCCAAA gGAGGTCGTGTTACATGTACTGAACTGTTATAGTGATCCAGTTGATGATGTAg AAGGCGCTTTCTGTTTCAATGAGCATAAAGTTTGTCGCTTTCATGCGGAGATACTGCTAAGACACAACGACAAGTTCAACTTCCAGGATTTTATGAAGACGTGGAATGAATCTGTCccacaaaatatgaatgtagACCTTCTACAAATACAG GGCCTTGCTTTGATTGACCGAAACAGCAAACCAGAGACAATTACATATTTCCCAGTTTCTGAGCTCCCAGAAAATGTGTCTGAAAG ATTTGCTGCTTTATTCAAGGCAAAAGAGAAATGGTCTCTTGATGAAATTACACCCTACATTGT AGATCTGAGTTCCGAATCTTGCAAAGTAAGCGCTCTACTAACGAAGAACTGTCGAACATCAACGCAGAATGGAATCAAAATGTTTAGTTCCCGACAAATAATTCGTGTGTAA